ATCGGACTTGTTTGTACATAAGAATCCAGAGTTGCTTAAAAAAAGATCTGAAGGCTGCTTTCAGTTGAAACCCTTTTaaattcctttatttatttactattttCCACCAGGGATTTTACTTAAACATTTTAAGGCCATGAGCagaaagtctttttttctttttctttttaattcttgTTTGACACATCTTGAATCCaacctcctccttctctcttgTTCAATATGAATGTATTGATGTGCCCAGAAGACCCACACAAATCTTCTTCTTCCAACCTTTTACACCCACTCAGATTCAGTTGCTGTCCAGTCCAGCCGTAAACCGCTGGCATCAGATCCACAGCGCAGAAACACTGACCAGAACCAGGCGGGTGTGGGACCAGTGGCCCTCAGCGACCTGCAGTCTATGGCCAGGGAGGAAGGTGAGGGCATGGAGACCACTGAGACTGAGAGCTTCTCCCCTGCTCCTACATCCCTACCCTCTCTGGAGCAGCTTCTCACATCTCCAGAACCCAAACAAGGTGTGTTTGAAAGCAGAggtccacaaaaaaaaaaaaaaaaagcgcatTCAGTTTCCAAAAGGACTGCATATGTGACCTATTCAACAAGATATAATGATGAGCGTTACAATGAACAATGAATGACTATGTTTGGGGGAAAAGAATAGATGCAGACTTTGTGTAGTGACAGAGTTTAATGTATTATATCACCTCCTGTATGTGGCATTTGTTATATCTCTAGAGCCATTTGTGTGGACAGTGGAGCCAACCAAAGAAGAGTTAAGTGAAAAGCTGAACACAACCACCCGCAGCATGGAGCACATGAACAGCCTGCTGCATGAAACTGAGGCTACCAACGCTATTCTCATGGAGCAGATCACTGTATGTATACTTCCTCAATtatacaaacacagaaacaacattttttttttgttgctcaaAACTAAATTAGAGACCTAATAACCCAGACAAGTTGTCTATTTTAAAGTTGCCTCCCCTGCGCACTTAGCAAATCTACTATATGACACATCCCCTATAATAAATAGGACCTACTCCTAAGCATTGGTTACAAAACTCAAAGAGAATGATCCCCTTTATTAACGAACAACTTGCAAGATTTAAAAACATACAATTAAAATCACTGAAAGATGTTTCTTCAAGACCGAGAGCAAACGCATTGCCTACATTTGCtgtactactactactgttAGCTGAAGGAATGGCATAATTTTAAACCATCTGATTACTTTCTTATTTACCTCCCCTTTCAGGTTGGGCAGGGCATTcagcatttaattaaaaaagaatctgccaaatcaaacgtGCAGATATCCACTGTATCGACCCGCTGAGGATAAGAAAGCAGTCAAAAGTAGATTAActttaagtatttattttacatacaTTCTGAGTTATAAAGATCAtctttaaagttattttgtattgtattagtATATTTACATTATAGGTTTTATTACATTAGAATATGCCATATTTATTAAGTGTTATTAAAGGAAAAGGTCTGTTCTCTGGTTTCTAGCACTTTATAAGGCACATACAGAATTGCTGTAATTCAGGCTCAACTCTCTTACTTACTATAAGCTTTTATTTAGGAGGTTATTGGTGGAAAAACTGTTAGAATTAGTCATGCTTGTATGTGCTACTGATCTGTGCATTGTTAAGAAAGTCGTTAAAGGTAACTGTTTCTAACAGTTTGTTCTTCTCTACTGATAAATATCTGTATTTTTACTCATGCTTATATTTGTGTTGTCTGTTGCCCGTCTTTTTTTCGGGTAGCGCGGTCGTGTACTGGCTATATATCACCTCAAAGCATGAAGGTCCTGGATTCAGGCCTGCAGAGGTCTGTTTTTTCCAGGGCTTTTGTGGCTTTTCTCCAGGGGCTGATTTTAATCGGCCTATAAAATTTCTTTTTAGGTAAAGCACACTGCATTTACACGTAAAGAAATGTGCAATATACATAAAAATTCCAGTTCATTACTTCAAATATTAAATTCTTGGAAATTTATATAATAATACTGAGTCAAAAGCGTGAGGTTTTCAATGTAATGAACTAAATGAGCCAAGTATTTGTTGTCAATCATTTAATTAATTCGGATTGTACAGATCAGATGAAAAACACACTGATATATTAGTGTGGCAGCCACGTGAGCACACACCTGTAGACTGCTGTTTCAGGTGTGGCAGCTGTGTTTAAAGTGGCCTGTATGCACCAACGGTAATATCAAACAGCTTGGCGTTGTTCACAGTCCCCTCTTTGTCCAGAAGAAAATAGAACTTGTGCCCTTTGACCCTTAGAGGAATAAAGGAAGTGGTCTCCTGCCTGTGGGCGTGGCAGGCTACATGAGACAGAGGGACTGTTATTCTCCTGCCTTGGCTTGGTCCCAGAGGTGACTGTGTGCAGACTGTCACCATCCTCCCACCCTGGTGTAAAACCACTTTGCTGACAGAGCGCCGACAGAACAGAGCCCCGAGTACCACTATGCCTGCTCCTATTGTCAGGCATCCCAGCGTGAAACCATACCTCCAGGTGTTTGAACCCAGGTTCATCTCAAAGCTCCATATTCCCGCCAGACCCGTGGTGGCAGTGCTAGGCGTCTTGATTCTCCCCTTCTCTTTAGTGCCGCCCGTGTCTCTGAGCCCCGTGTAGGCGAATTGAGCCAAGTACGTCCAGAAGACGAACTGTCCGCCGCAGAAGATCGAGAGAAGCCGGAAGAAGCGGGTCCTGTCGTGCTCGAACAAGGTGACATCTCTGGGCGGCTGGGTGGAGGTGCACATCCTCCGGCGTACGGCCAGCTGGGGGCCTGTGTGGGCAAATATGCCGCCCAACAGTCCGGGAGAAGCACCAAACCGGGAGGACGTGCTGCCGAGAGGCGTAGTGTGCGCCGACAACGACGTGTTTCCAACCTGGTTTAGCTGAACGCTACGGAACCGAAACCGCCTGGAGTAACACCACAGCAGCTGCTCGAAGCCCATCTTTGTCTGTCgctgtagttttttaagctaTTTCGCACAAGAACTGCTGCAGTCCGGGTTTAAAAGTCGCTGTTGTACTCGCGTTCAACGCTTCATATTCAGTAGACAAGAGGACGTCGCCATGCTTGTTGTATGTGACGTAAGTTGCTCGCTTACGGAAAGTAGCGTGGACCAAATTTAATGTTATCGCTTCGATATACTAGTAATCACTAAAACCTCTGAGCTGACCTCCTATATTCCTATTTTTTAAACCTGAAATGGACTCGACAATCTATTGTGCATTAGCTTATTTTCCTGCCGTTTAGCATTAGCCGAAGGGACGCTTGGATATTGTAAATTTTAAAGCGCTTGTATGTTCTACCTCCTAGCTGTTGAAGAGTGAAGTTCGCCGTCTTGAGCGAAACCAGGAGAGGGAGAAGAGTGTGGCCAACCTGGAGTACCTGAAGAACGTCCTCCTGCAGTTCATCTTCCTGCGATCCGGCAGCGAGAGGCAGGCTCTGTTGCCCGTCATCCACACCATGCTGCAGCTCAGCCCAGAGGAGAAAAGCAAATTGTCTGCCATTGCACAAGGTATGCAATGGGTAAACCTTGTTTGCAtgcatttataaaaagaaaaatcttattCACCGCATGACCTGTTCAAAAGGTTATTATGTATGATTTAAAGTGTAGAAATCTTTTGGTCAGAAATTTGCATCCACGCCTCATGGAAAAGAATTCTATGGGAACTTTGGACATTTAATGATTTATGTgagctcttatttttcttttgttaatgtGAGGGATGATTGTACCGTATATTTctcttaattaatttaaaagcaagaattgggtgcacaagtttgagCTTAtcttggattttctctaatccacataGGGCCAGAATTATACTTGGAAACTCAAATATATGCATACACTCCAACTAATATTAATatatgctaccaccaccatgcttgacagctgtCACAGTAGTCTTAGGTTTGAAAGTCTCACATTTACACTTCCAAACATATCAACAAACATTTCTCCACAAGTTTCCAGCTCGTGGCAGTCTTGAGCCTTGGTGATTTCTGAAAATAatttattctcattttatgaTGGTAAAGTGAAACTGCCAAGTCATTAAAGGTGTATGCTGTATTCCACCCTGAAAAAGAAACCATTTCCAATTCACTTACAGGAGCGCACGGCCCCACTGCAAGAATTTgtctctgctgtgttttctaCAGAGCAGCGTCACAGTCAGTGGCGGCTCCTGAAAAAAATCTCGGGGGGCAATTTTTATGATATCGACTAAAATGACCCATTTAATGAGTACATCAAACAacacaattttaatttaaatttaaaatgaacaaccatattctggccatttgtatagatttgtaaaaatgaacatgaacagatttttttttttttttttttgaatgaatgaaaaataactattgaaaacaacaactgtaaacTGATTGGGGGGGGTGGGCTAAATGCGTCCCCGCATTGCTAGCTCAAAAGCACCACAAAACTTAATACAATCGAtgattttagataaaatatgacGGTTTTTATCTACCTCTTCGTTGTGCCTTCTTAAAGCAATCCGATGTCCATCATCTA
This genomic window from Astatotilapia calliptera chromosome 16, fAstCal1.2, whole genome shotgun sequence contains:
- the tmem223 gene encoding transmembrane protein 223, with amino-acid sequence MGFEQLLWCYSRRFRFRSVQLNQVGNTSLSAHTTPLGSTSSRFGASPGLLGGIFAHTGPQLAVRRRMCTSTQPPRDVTLFEHDRTRFFRLLSIFCGGQFVFWTYLAQFAYTGLRDTGGTKEKGRIKTPSTATTGLAGIWSFEMNLGSNTWRYGFTLGCLTIGAGIVVLGALFCRRSVSKVVLHQGGRMVTVCTQSPLGPSQGRRITVPLSHVACHAHRQETTSFIPLRVKGHKFYFLLDKEGTVNNAKLFDITVGAYRPL